The following are encoded in a window of Pseudomonas sp. JQ170C genomic DNA:
- a CDS encoding RES family NAD+ phosphorylase, translating to MADTPQPPDRLQLSTLIWAAGTPIHRVHLECYGADQFNPGLQGNARFSPIRDVHGQPIPTLYGGTSFDCAAMETVFHDVPFAAGFKTYDKGKLAGQQHSLLHCGQDLLLVDLGSKALRKLGVPRKLLIDTEKDQYPLTRLWAEAIHRQCAQVQGLCWTSRQDDSARALMLFGDRVGPLVRQGAGRSLVADSAAYLQVLGLAEQIGVLIVAGRGG from the coding sequence ATGGCTGATACGCCGCAGCCGCCAGACCGGCTGCAGCTATCGACCCTGATCTGGGCGGCCGGAACGCCGATTCATCGGGTACACCTTGAGTGCTATGGCGCTGATCAGTTCAATCCAGGCCTTCAGGGGAATGCGCGTTTCAGTCCGATCCGTGATGTGCATGGGCAGCCGATTCCGACGCTGTACGGTGGCACCAGTTTCGATTGTGCGGCGATGGAGACGGTGTTTCATGACGTGCCTTTTGCCGCCGGGTTCAAAACCTATGACAAGGGCAAGCTGGCTGGTCAGCAACACTCGCTGCTGCATTGTGGGCAGGATTTGTTGCTGGTGGATTTGGGCAGCAAGGCCCTGCGCAAGCTGGGGGTGCCGCGCAAGCTGTTGATCGATACCGAAAAGGATCAGTATCCGCTGACCCGGCTGTGGGCCGAGGCGATTCACCGGCAATGTGCGCAGGTGCAGGGGCTGTGCTGGACTTCGCGCCAGGATGACAGTGCGCGGGCGTTGATGTTGTTCGGGGATCGGGTTGGGCCGCTGGTGCGGCAGGGGGCGGGGCGCAGTCTGGTGGCGGACAGTGCGGCGTATCTGCAGGTGCTGGGGTTGGCTGAGCAGATCGGGGTGTTGATTGTGGCGGGGCGGGGTGGGTGA